The Pandoraea apista genomic interval CTGTGCGCAGGCATCGCTCGTACACGTCGAGGTTGCGATGCACTTCGTTGTAGCCCTCGGTCCGGCTCTCGTCGTCGAGCGAGAACACCTGAACTGCGAACGGCCATTCGGTTTCGATCACGCAAAACAGGAAGTCTTCGACGTTCGTGCCCGACGCGATTTCGTATCCCTGCGTGTAGAACGGGTCTTGTACGTGGTAGCGCTTGCGAGCGGCTTGTCTGCTGAACTCGTTGGCATCAGCACTGGAGAACGTCTTGACGTCCATCAGAACGGACGATGTGGCATCGATCTGTTTTGCGACGTCCGGACGGCAACGGCACCTGACACCTGTCTGCGGATCGGTCCAATACGCGGACACTTCCACCTGATAGAAGCCAGACAGAATCTCGTTCACGCGTGGATGACGGTGAGCAGAATCAGCCTGATACATCGCCGTGTTGTACTGCGTGCCCTTGATTGCGATCTTCCCGTCAGCGCGCGCTTTCTCTTCGAATGCCTTCCACTCTTTCGTATTGCGGCGCACGGCCGGCCCGATGGCATAGCGTTTGCCAAACTCGTCAGGCTCGAGAATCGCGCAGTGCGCTAGCGTGCCTTCCAACTGGCCCGGCTTCGTCTCTTCGCAGTCTTCGCCCAGCTTCTCCGCGACGCGCTCGTACTGCGGGTCGAGCATGCGGGCGTAGTAGATGGCCGGGGCGCGCGCAATCAGATCAAGGCCAGTCTTCGAGATGGATTCCGTGTCGGCGTGGTACTGATCGATCGGCATGCCGACCACGAGGGCGCTGTCTTGGCTCATGGTCATACGCTCCGAAAAACGACGGGCTGCGCGGCGCGCATGGCGTCGGCGTAATCCATCGAGCCGACGATGCCATACAGGCAGAACAGCACAACGGCGGCGACGGTGCCAGCGAGGAACGGGCGACGATTGGCGAATCGGTCAAGGCGGCGGAGGAGGTTCATGCGGCACCTCGTTCGGGATGCGCATCACGGATGTGATCCATCAGTCCGGATGCTTTCACCCGGCGTCCGCAGCGCTGACAGGCAACCTTCGGCGACTGGATCACTCCGGACGGGGCATCCTTCGTGCAGCTTCGGCAGCGCTGCGGGAAACCGTCGACGCGGCCGAGATACGTCCCGCACCCCTCGCAGGGCGTGCCATCGAGCATCATTTCGGCGATGTCACCCATGGCACCCTCCCATCTGAGCGATAGCCACCTCGCGCGCCAGAACGTAGGAAGGAATCGCATCAGGCGCCGCGACGCCACGCTCGACGTCGTTCAGTTCGCGCGTGATCTCGACGTCGGCAAGCTCGCGCCACTCGCGGCGGAGCATGCGGACGAGCACCGGCCCGAGTGCATCGGGATAGCCAGAGCGGAAAGCCGCGCAGATCACGGTCATGTCTTCCGGCAGCGCCAGCGAGCCCAGCGCTTCGGTCACGTCGGAGATCAGGCATGCGCGCTCGATCAGTGAAGCCCGGGCGTCAACTTGTTCCCGAAACTCTTCGGGATGAGCAGCCGCTTTCGCCGATCCCAGCGGGAACCGGCGGTGCGCCGCGGTGAAGGGTAGGGGTGCGGTCATCTTGTCACCTCACTTTGCGTCGATCATGCGGGCGAACAACTCGTGTGCGCTGACCTGAAGAGTTTTTACGGTGGGCTCGAGGGCGTCCCCTGCGGCGGCCCCTGCGGCGTCCCGTGCGGCGTCCCCTGCGGCGTCCCCTGCGGCGGCCCATGCGGCGGCCCATGCGGCGTCCCCTGCGGCGTCCCCTGCGGCGTCCCCTGCGGCGGCCCCTGCGGCGTCCCGTGCGGCGTCCCCTGCGGCGTCCCCTGCGGCGGCCCATGCGGCGGCCCATGCGGCGGCCCGTGCGGCGGCCCCTGCGGCGTCCCCTGCGGCGGCCCATGCGGCGTCCCGTGCGGCGGCCCGTGCCTCCTTGATCTTGGGCAAAGCAATATCGAGTTCAGCGCGGCAAGTGATGGCCGGCAGAGACACCAGGATGTCGGCGTGAACCTTCAGCGCAGGCGTAAGAGCAAGCCAAGCAGCGCAGTGCACGCGCACCAGCCAGTCGAAGGCCATCCACGAGCGCTTTTCGGAGAGTTCTTTCGAGCCAGCGGTGCCGACGAGCAACGGGATGTACTGCTTGAGTTGGGCGCGCTCTTCGTCAGTGCGCATGCCGTCGTTCCAAGCTCGGCCGAACGCGGCCAGAACCGGATCGACGCACGCCGGGGAATCGCCGAAGGATTCGCCCGCGAACAGGCTCACGACTTCGAGCAGGCAGTGTTCGCCGCTATCAGCCTCGTGAGCGCCAGCGCTCAGGACTACGGTTTCGAGATCAATGGTGCTGCTGGTGGGTTGCATGTGTGCCTCGCAAGTAAATGCTTTGGCAACCTGAGAATCAGGGGAGGGGGCTGACCGGCTTTGCTATGATGGCGTCGCTGGGACCGTGAATCCCAGTTGTGGCCTCACAAGCCGCTAATGGTCCACGGTGTGTGGGCGCTTAGGTGCCGCCGACCGTAACGGGCGTTGGCTACCCAATCTCCGTGGATCGAATCTGCGAAAGCGCCCCGAAAGGGATAACGCCGTAACAGATGCGGGGAACGATTCTAGACACGTGAACCGCAAGCGCCAGGCACGGCGCTCTACAAATGCCAACCCTCAACAGTTGGCAGGCCTGCCAGCGAAAACAGGGCTATTGCCATGTTCGAGCTGACACTCAAACTGAAACTGAACTACAAGCAGTTGCATGCACTGATCGCACTGCTCATGTTCCTTTTCAGCTAGTAGGCCCCCGGCGTCGAAAGACGCCGGGCTTCACGCGCCACTTCCCAAGGCCGCGCCCCCTCTCCTGATTCCCAAGTTGTCAAAGAGCTTCGAGGCTGGCATCTGCTCGCCTCGCATTCCGTGTGGATGTGAGGCGAGTTTAGAAAACTATTCTGCAATGGTCAAGTAGTCTAAACCAATATCACAAAAAAATCCCGCCGAGGCGGGATCTGTCGGAACGAGCGATCAGCTCAATGGACGAGACGCACGCTGGTCATCGCGATATTTGCAGGTCATAAATCTGTTGATCGTCGGTTATGCAAGTGCCAGTCCCGGCTTGGCTCCAGCCACTGAACGAGAAAACGCAGCGGAGATTGTGACCGTCCTGCGATTGCGCGAGTACGTTGCCGTTCCCGGTTGCGCTGATACCGATCGCATTGCCAGTCGTGACTTGGCCTCCCGAGAAGGCCGTTCCAAGCGTGAACGCGCCACCCTGCATATAGGAAAACTTCCCGTCGTAGACGCGCTCGTTGATCGTGATAGATACACTTTTGTCGACCTGCTTGGC includes:
- a CDS encoding PD-(D/E)XK nuclease-like domain-containing protein is translated as MSQDSALVVGMPIDQYHADTESISKTGLDLIARAPAIYYARMLDPQYERVAEKLGEDCEETKPGQLEGTLAHCAILEPDEFGKRYAIGPAVRRNTKEWKAFEEKARADGKIAIKGTQYNTAMYQADSAHRHPRVNEILSGFYQVEVSAYWTDPQTGVRCRCRPDVAKQIDATSSVLMDVKTFSSADANEFSRQAARKRYHVQDPFYTQGYEIASGTNVEDFLFCVIETEWPFAVQVFSLDDESRTEGYNEVHRNLDVYERCLRTGVWPGYGTEVTKIRLPAYALTYEEVEISYAE